One Misgurnus anguillicaudatus chromosome 19, ASM2758022v2, whole genome shotgun sequence genomic region harbors:
- the LOC129431515 gene encoding intercellular adhesion molecule 2-like yields the protein MLQSLFGLFYLSALSRLVTLKGTQAECPIKFNPPSVVVEYGSSVSVDCSTDVTHDGMGVEAPEGSVSLTKDKLITWRVSNLRRWDIRPQCYINFNKQQCEIFLPFIVYKTPDSVSINTVNQTMTEGSQYELQCDIVNVAPVKRLIVKWFKGETEVKTETFNDTTKTPVNETSTLVITAVRDDDGAQYRCEAELELGADGPQPPPEVTSEPFQIIVQFSPRHIDSKEIITKTDGEITLNCTVAANPPATYSWSSEYLKERNNSAVLSSSTLTPGNYTCTATNTLGESKKEFIINSGGSRTTFTFNFLQLLVALRIVM from the exons atgCTTCAAAGTTTGTTTGGACTTTTTTATCTCTCTGCGCTTTCTCGGTTAGTGACTCTCAAAG GTACTCAAGCTGAATGTCCTATAAAGTTTAACCCACCGAGTGTTGTTGTGGAGTACGGCAGCTCTGTTTCAGTGGATTGTAGCACTGATGTCACACATGATGGGATGGGCGTGGAAGCCCCTGAAGGATCAGTATCCTTGACCAAAGACAAACTGATCACCTGGAGAGTGTCTAACCTGAGACGATGGGACATACGGCCACAGTGCTACATAAACTTCAATAAACAACAGTGTGAAATTTTCCTCCCATTCATTGTTTACA AGACTCCAGATAGTGTCTCCATCAACACAGTGAATCAAACAATGACTGAAGGATCCCAGTATGAGCTCCAGTGTGATATTGTGAATGTAGCTCCTGTTAAGAGACTCATTGTGAAATGGTTTAAAGGAGAGACAGAAGTGAAAACTGAGACCTTCAATGACACCACCAAGACTCCAGTGAATGAAACATCTACACTTGTGATCACTGCAGTCAGAGATGATGATGGAGCTCAGTACAGATGTGAAGCAGAGCTGGAACTGGGAGCAGATGGACCTCAACCTCCTCCTGAAGTGACATCAGAACCTTTTCAGATTATAGTACAGT TTTCACCACGACACATTGATTCAAAGGAGATCATCACGAAAACAGATGGAGAGATCACTCTGAACTGTACAGTAGCAGCAAATCCACCTGCTACTTACTCCTGGTCCTCCGAATATTTGAAAGAGAGGAACAATTCAGCAGTGCTCTCATCCTCTACACTGACTCCAGGAAACTACACATGCACTGCTACAAACACTCTAGGAGAATCCAAAAAAGAGTTCATCATCAATTCTGGAG GCAGTCGCACCACATTCACATTCAATT
- the LOC129424552 gene encoding intercellular adhesion molecule 2-like encodes MLQSLFGLFYLSALSQLVTLTGARAECPIKLKPPSVVVEYGSSVSVDCSTDVTHDGMGWEAPEGSVPKTTDKLITWRVSNLTKWDIRPQCYMSYNRAQCSTFLPITIYKTPDSVFISTVDHAGPMTEGSWYEFQCVIMNVAPVKNLTVKWFKGETEVHSETFNDTIKTPVSETSTLDITAVRSDDGVQYRCEAELELGADGPQPPPKVKSKSVQITVQYSPRHIDLVEIIKKRDGDVTLNCTVPANPPATYSWYSEHLTGPRNSAVFSSSKLTPGNYTCTATNTLGNSNKVFIVNFAGSLHTFIGSLIFLPLLVALGIVV; translated from the exons ATGCTTCAAAGTTTGTTTGGACTTTTTTATCTCTCGGCGCTTTCTCAGTTAGTGACTCTCACAG GTGCACGAGCTGAATGTCCTATAAAGCTCAAGCCACCGAGTGTTGTTGTGGAGTACGGCAGCTCTGTTTCAGTGGATTGTAGCACTGATGTCACACATGATGGGATGGGCTGGGAAGCCCCTGAAGGATCAGTACCCAAGACCACAGACAAACTGATCACCTGGAGAGTGTCTAACCTGACAAAATGGGACATACGGCCACAGTGCTACATGAGCTACAATAGAGCTCAATGTTCAACTTTCCTCCCAATCACTATTTACA AGACACCAGATAGTGTCTTCATCAGCACGGTGGATCATGCAGGACCAATGACTGAGGGATCATGGTATGAGTTCCAGTGTGTCATCATGAATGTGGCTCCTGTTAAGAATCTCACTGTGAAATGGTTTAAAGGAGAGACAGAGGTACACAGTGAGACCTTCAATGACACCATCAAGACTCCAGTGAGTGAAACATCTACACTTGATATCACTGCAGTCAGATCTGATGATGGAGTTCAGTACAGATGTGAAGCAGAGCTGGAACTGGGAGCAGATGGACCTCAACCTCCTCCTAAAGTGAAATCTAAATCTGTTCAGATTACAGTACAGT ATTCACCACGACACATTGATTTAGTGGAGATCATCAAGAAAAGAGATGGAGACGTCACTCTGAACTGTACAGTACCAGCAAATCCACCTGCTACTTACTCCTGGTACTCAGAGCATTTGACAGGGCCAAGAAATTCAGCAGTGTTCTCATCCTCTAAACTGACTCCAGGAAACTACACATGCACTGCTACAAACACTCTGGGAAACTCCAACAAAGTGTTTATCGTCAATTTTGCAG GAAGTCTCCACACATTCATAGGTTCTCTTATTTTCCTACCGCTGCTGGTTGCTTTAGGGATTGTCGTGTGA
- the LOC129431502 gene encoding intercellular adhesion molecule 4 isoform X1 → MLQSLFGVVYLSVLSQLVTLTGTQSECPLKLKPPSVVVEYGSSVSVDCSTDVTHDGMGWESTVGGVPMTKDKLITWRVSNLRRWDIRSHCYINYNRTTQCEISLPITVYKTPDSVSINTVNRLMEEYFQYEFQCNIVNVAPFKSLIVTWFNGKTEVYTETFNDTTKDTIKTPVNVTSTLEITAVRDDDGAQYRCEAELELGADGPQPPPKITSKPIQITVLYSPGHIYLVEIINKTDGDVTLNCTVPANPPATYSWYSEHLKERNNSPVLSSSKLTPGKYICTATNTLGNSDKVFIVNFAGSLHTFMGSLIFLPLLVACLGLSCEEDTNE, encoded by the exons atgCTTCAAAGTTTGTTTGGAGTTGTTTATCTCTCGGTGCTTTCTCAGTTAGTGACTCTCACAG GTACACAAAGTGAATGTCCTTTAAAGCTCAAGCCACCGAGTGTTGTTGTGGAGTACGGCAGCTCTGTTTCAGTGGATTGTAGCACTGATGTCACACATGATGGGATGGGCTGGGAATCCACTGTAGGAGGAGTACCCATGACCAAAGACAAACTGATCACCTGGAGAGTGTCTAACCTGAGACGATGGGACATACGGTCACACTGCTACATAAACTACAATAGGACAACACAGTGTGAAATTTCTCTCCCAATCACAGTTTACA AGACTCCAGATAGTGTCTCCATCAACACAGTGAATCGACTAATGGAGGAGTACTTCCAATATGAGTTTCAGTGTAACATTGTGAATGTGGCTCCTTTTAAAAGTCTCATTGTGACATGGTTTAATGGAAAGACAGAGGTGTATACTGAGACTTTCAATGACACCACCAAGGACACCATCAAGACTCCCGTGAATGTTACATCTACACTTGAGATTACTGCAGTCAGAGATGATGATGGAGCTCAATACAGATGTGAAGCAGAACTGGAACTGGGAGCAGATGGACCTCAACCTCCTCCTAAAATTACATCAAAACCTATTCAGATTACAGTATTGT ATTCACCAGGACACATTTATTTAGTGGAGATCATCAACAAAACAGATGGAGACGTCACTCTGAACTGTACAGTACCAGCAAATCCACCTGCTACTTACTCCTGGTACTCAGAGCATTTGAAAGAGAGGAACAATTCACCAGTGCTCTCATCCTCTAAACTGACTCCAGGAAAATACATATGCACTGCTACAAACACTCTAGGAAACTCCGACAAAGTGTTTATCGTCAATTTTGCAG GAAGTCTCCACACATTCATGGGTTCTCTTATTTTCCTACCACTGCTGGTTGCTTGTTTGGGATTGTCGTGTGAGGAAGATACAAATGAATAG
- the LOC129431502 gene encoding intercellular adhesion molecule 4 isoform X2, with amino-acid sequence MLQSLFGVVYLSVLSQLVTLTGTQSECPLKLKPPSVVVEYGSSVSVDCSTDVTHDGMGWESTVGGVPMTKDKLITWRVSNLRRWDIRSHCYINYNRTTQCEISLPITVYKTPDSVSINTVNRLMEEYFQYEFQCNIVNVAPFKSLIVTWFNGKTEVYTETFNDTTKDTIKTPVNVTSTLEITAVRDDDGAQYRCEAELELGADGPQPPPKITSKPIQITVLYSPGHIYLVEIINKTDGDVTLNCTVPANPPATYSWYSEHLKERNNSPVLSSSKLTPGKYICTATNTLGNSDKVFIVNFAGPTEQPSTAAEKHL; translated from the exons atgCTTCAAAGTTTGTTTGGAGTTGTTTATCTCTCGGTGCTTTCTCAGTTAGTGACTCTCACAG GTACACAAAGTGAATGTCCTTTAAAGCTCAAGCCACCGAGTGTTGTTGTGGAGTACGGCAGCTCTGTTTCAGTGGATTGTAGCACTGATGTCACACATGATGGGATGGGCTGGGAATCCACTGTAGGAGGAGTACCCATGACCAAAGACAAACTGATCACCTGGAGAGTGTCTAACCTGAGACGATGGGACATACGGTCACACTGCTACATAAACTACAATAGGACAACACAGTGTGAAATTTCTCTCCCAATCACAGTTTACA AGACTCCAGATAGTGTCTCCATCAACACAGTGAATCGACTAATGGAGGAGTACTTCCAATATGAGTTTCAGTGTAACATTGTGAATGTGGCTCCTTTTAAAAGTCTCATTGTGACATGGTTTAATGGAAAGACAGAGGTGTATACTGAGACTTTCAATGACACCACCAAGGACACCATCAAGACTCCCGTGAATGTTACATCTACACTTGAGATTACTGCAGTCAGAGATGATGATGGAGCTCAATACAGATGTGAAGCAGAACTGGAACTGGGAGCAGATGGACCTCAACCTCCTCCTAAAATTACATCAAAACCTATTCAGATTACAGTATTGT ATTCACCAGGACACATTTATTTAGTGGAGATCATCAACAAAACAGATGGAGACGTCACTCTGAACTGTACAGTACCAGCAAATCCACCTGCTACTTACTCCTGGTACTCAGAGCATTTGAAAGAGAGGAACAATTCACCAGTGCTCTCATCCTCTAAACTGACTCCAGGAAAATACATATGCACTGCTACAAACACTCTAGGAAACTCCGACAAAGTGTTTATCGTCAATTTTGCAG GTCCTACTGAACAGCCCAGTACTGCTGCTGAAAAGCATTTGTGA
- the LOC129431509 gene encoding intercellular adhesion molecule 1-like produces the protein MGWEAKEGGVPMTKDKLITWNVSNLRKWDVRPVCNITYNKEQCSALLPVTVYKTPDSVSINTVNRPTTEGSQYELQCDIVNVAPAKNLTVKWFKGETEVYTKTFTDTIKTPVSETSTIGFIVDRDHDGAQYRCEAELELGAGGPQPPPKVTSKPFQITVLYSPKRIKVVDVITKTNGEVTLNCTVAANPPATYSWSSEHLTGPINSSVLSSSTLTPGNYTCTATNRLGILTRMFIVINFAGSLHTFMGYLIFLPLLVALGIVV, from the exons ATGGGCTGGGAAGCCAAAGAAGGAGGAGTACCCATGACCAAAGACAAACTGATCACCTGGAATGTATCTAACCTGAGAAAATGGGATGTACGGCCAGTGTGCAATATAACCTACAACAAGGAACAATGTTCAGCTTTACTCCCAGTCACAGTTTACA AGACTCCAGATAGTGTCTCCATCAACACAGTGAATCGACCAACAACTGAGGGATCACAGTATGAGCTCCAGTGTGATATTGTGAATGTGGCTCCTGCTAAGAATCTCACTGTGAAATGGTTTAAAGGAGAGACAGAGGTGTATACTAAGACCTTCACTGACACCATCAAGACTCCAGTGAGTGAAACATCTACAATCGGATTCATTGTAGACAGAGATCATGATGGAGCTCAGTACAGATGTGAAGCAGAGCTGGAACTGGGAGCAGGTGGACCTCAACCTCCTCCTAAAGTGACATCAAAACCTTTTCAGATTACAGTACTGT ATTCACCAAAACGCATTAAAGTAGTAGACGTCATCACGAAAACCAATGGAGAGGTCACTCTGAACTGTACAGTAGCAGCAAATCCACCTGCTACTTACTCCTGGTCCTCAGAGCATTTGACAGGGCCAATAAATTCATCAGTGCTCTCATCCTCTACACTGACTCCAGGAAACTACACATGCACTGCTACAAACCGTCTAGGCATTCTCACCAGAATGTTTATTGTTATTAATTTTGCAG GAAGTCTCCACACATTCATGGGTTATCTTATTTTCCTACCGCTGCTGGTTGCTTTAGGGATTGTCGTGTGA